A genomic stretch from Candidatus Omnitrophota bacterium includes:
- a CDS encoding glycosyltransferase family 39 protein codes for MNISRSISKDRARGNLIIPIVLVIAYFLLQLSLISLPGIFCDEAIDANLAIRTIKGQGTPLGIDLFGRRLPLMMSDNHSALTAYLLIPFLQVFGARAYSLRLLTIFVGSLTLLAVYLFTKELFDRKSAILSMFLLVINFAFLVDTKMGIVHGSMMQAAMMFALLCLLRWYRSGRLPYFFTAMFLLGIGISIKLWFIWFVLSLFICALIFRHALLAMIGGDKRRYISMLFGPLFFGCGALLILLYNIGTGCSTLRYIFNNAHFTIDGADNFAYFGNLALRSTHLLDYIKGVTPWGSSYSGYSPIFFLLSVAWLLYLLAARRSGLFPKNRVLFLLILTLSIFLQSPFTMTTLKATHIFLLFPLLQIISGVAFIEAVFYFRKNAKLVFICVIILFVSVFVEAKKTINGYLYFQRTGGEGLLSDSINSLSGWLMERKGGNIIILDWGISDSLYFLTRGEMENRVYDLAAYCSGIPTDAGNGRQEEFMGMLSSRLRERDSLYVCFYPNYEQGNRCWDIFRQLIKESDLSLSEEKRFYQRDGRVAYAVFSLK; via the coding sequence ATGAATATATCAAGGTCCATTTCAAAGGATAGGGCGCGGGGTAATTTAATAATCCCGATAGTATTAGTAATAGCGTACTTTTTACTGCAATTATCCCTGATCAGCCTGCCGGGGATCTTCTGCGATGAGGCCATAGACGCGAATCTGGCTATCAGGACCATAAAGGGGCAGGGTACACCCCTCGGCATTGATCTTTTTGGCCGGCGCCTGCCTCTGATGATGAGCGATAACCACAGCGCCTTGACCGCCTACCTCCTTATTCCTTTCCTGCAGGTTTTCGGCGCGCGCGCATATTCCCTAAGATTATTGACCATATTTGTTGGCTCATTGACATTGCTGGCCGTCTATTTATTCACTAAGGAATTATTTGACCGCAAGTCCGCGATATTGTCCATGTTTCTATTGGTGATCAATTTTGCGTTTCTTGTTGATACGAAGATGGGGATAGTGCACGGTTCAATGATGCAGGCGGCAATGATGTTCGCCTTATTATGCCTGTTGAGATGGTACCGGTCGGGAAGGCTACCGTATTTTTTTACGGCGATGTTTTTATTGGGCATCGGCATCAGTATAAAGCTATGGTTCATCTGGTTCGTTCTTTCCCTGTTTATTTGCGCCCTGATCTTCAGGCATGCGCTGCTGGCCATGATCGGGGGCGATAAAAGGCGTTATATCAGCATGTTGTTTGGGCCGTTATTCTTCGGCTGCGGAGCGCTCTTAATATTACTGTATAACATCGGCACCGGTTGCTCCACGTTAAGGTATATTTTCAATAACGCTCATTTCACCATAGATGGCGCAGATAATTTTGCCTATTTTGGCAATCTCGCCTTGCGATCCACGCATTTACTTGATTACATAAAGGGGGTCACGCCATGGGGTTCTTCATACAGCGGTTATTCACCAATATTCTTCCTGTTGTCGGTCGCCTGGCTTCTGTATCTCCTGGCAGCCAGGAGATCCGGGCTCTTCCCCAAAAACAGGGTTTTATTCCTTCTTATTTTGACCTTATCTATTTTCTTACAGAGCCCTTTCACGATGACGACCTTGAAGGCCACGCATATATTTTTGCTGTTTCCTCTCCTGCAGATAATATCAGGCGTAGCGTTTATTGAAGCCGTCTTTTATTTTAGAAAAAACGCGAAGCTCGTTTTTATCTGCGTTATAATCTTATTTGTGTCCGTATTCGTTGAGGCAAAGAAAACAATTAACGGTTACCTCTATTTTCAACGGACAGGCGGAGAAGGGCTTTTATCCGATTCCATCAACAGCCTGTCAGGATGGCTTATGGAGAGGAAGGGGGGCAATATAATCATCCTGGACTGGGGGATCAGTGATAGCTTGTATTTTCTCACAAGGGGAGAGATGGAAAACAGGGTTTATGATCTCGCCGCCTATTGCAGCGGTATTCCAACGGACGCAGGCAATGGAAGGCAGGAGGAGTTTATGGGGATGCTTAGCAGCCGCCTTAGGGAGAGAGATAGCCTGTATGTGTGCTTTTACCCTAATTATGAACAGGGAAACCGCTGCTGGGATATTTTCAGACAGCTTATAAAGGAAAGTGATCTGTCGTTATCGGAAGAGAAGAGATTCTATCAGAGGGACGGCAGGGTTGCCTATGCCGTGTTTTCTCTGAAATAG
- a CDS encoding glycosyltransferase, protein MHNRSARSISLVFPMYNEKDYLPVAVEKARKVLGELTDNYEVIIVDDASTDGSGEMARELARNDEKIRVLRHKKNSRLGCALKTGFNNARGGIVVYSDMDLPFDLENIKRFIPLLDEADIVVGRRIGSRDSLLRSLYSKAYNGLIRAVFGIKVSDVNFAMKIFKRDILDLLELKSDGSFIDAELLIRAVRLGYIVKEVEVAYRARQYGVSHLCSLPVIFKIIAEMVKLLPELKGLSRERMLYIKAKRLYKGRGFKVLMHNAVRYHTCPFGRIIRLLPEEGKFLDLGCGNGFFTNIIAIGGKRRNVAGIDIDKRKIDLALALRGNSRSAEFLRGDLASPDFMLPDEAYDCITLVDALYLLPYPQQEGLLRDCFDSLSPGGILIIKEMAKRPMFKFLFNLIQETISVKIVKSTMGGRFYFRKEQSYLGLLKEIGFNTQSIHSGSGYLHPHLIFLSRKP, encoded by the coding sequence ATGCATAATAGATCTGCGCGATCAATTTCTTTAGTATTTCCTATGTACAATGAGAAGGACTACCTTCCTGTCGCCGTAGAGAAGGCCAGGAAGGTATTAGGCGAACTGACTGATAATTACGAGGTAATAATAGTAGATGACGCCTCAACGGACGGCTCCGGTGAAATGGCGCGGGAACTGGCAAGGAATGATGAAAAGATAAGGGTATTAAGGCACAAAAAGAACAGCCGGCTGGGATGCGCGCTTAAGACCGGTTTTAATAACGCCAGGGGCGGCATAGTGGTTTATTCCGATATGGATCTGCCGTTTGACCTGGAGAACATTAAGCGGTTCATCCCGCTTTTAGACGAGGCGGATATAGTCGTGGGCCGGCGGATCGGAAGCAGGGATTCCCTGTTAAGGTCGTTGTATTCTAAGGCGTATAACGGCCTGATAAGGGCGGTGTTCGGCATAAAGGTAAGCGATGTCAACTTCGCCATGAAAATATTTAAAAGAGATATCCTGGACCTGTTAGAGTTAAAGTCCGACGGCTCATTTATAGATGCGGAGCTCCTGATCAGGGCCGTGCGTTTGGGCTACATAGTGAAGGAAGTAGAGGTCGCCTATCGCGCCAGGCAATACGGCGTATCGCACCTGTGTTCCCTGCCGGTAATATTCAAGATCATCGCGGAAATGGTTAAATTGCTTCCTGAGTTAAAGGGATTATCAAGAGAGAGGATGCTGTATATCAAGGCGAAGCGCCTGTATAAAGGCCGCGGGTTTAAGGTCTTAATGCACAATGCCGTCAGATATCATACCTGTCCTTTTGGCAGGATAATAAGATTGCTTCCCGAAGAGGGTAAATTCCTGGATCTGGGGTGCGGCAACGGATTCTTTACAAACATTATCGCCATCGGAGGCAAAAGACGCAATGTGGCCGGCATTGACATTGATAAACGTAAGATAGATCTCGCCCTGGCTTTAAGAGGCAATAGCCGTAGCGCGGAGTTCCTGCGGGGGGATCTGGCCTCGCCGGATTTCATGCTGCCTGATGAGGCCTATGACTGCATTACATTGGTAGACGCGTTGTATTTATTGCCCTATCCTCAGCAGGAGGGCCTGCTCAGGGATTGTTTTGATAGCCTGTCTCCGGGAGGTATTCTAATAATAAAAGAGATGGCTAAGAGGCCGATGTTCAAGTTTTTATTTAATCTTATTCAGGAGACCATAAGCGTAAAGATAGTAAAGAGCACAATGGGCGGTAGATTCTATTTCAGGAAAGAACAATCTTATTTAGGCCTGCTTAAAGAGATAGGTTTTAATACGCAAAGTATTCATTCAGGCAGCGGATATCTTCATCCCCATCTTATATTCTTATCCAGGAAGCCGTGA
- a CDS encoding glycosyltransferase family 39 protein has protein sequence MRDVTGALKGVFKPDLLIIILIALIYLSLSLPGLNLIGFVEDEVIPGMFGVNLLEGRRLWDGSDVGIRLGGMSLPVNLITPYYFALSSYLLIPFFILFGISIFSLRLLGVSLALLSLTSLYYICRTIFGRKIAVPTVFLLACSSAFVWSTKVELSITENLLNFFFWSAVALFLLRFSGKRSIVYFYLGCFLLGAGLSVKFSFLARIFGFGLAFIVVFYGKIADFIRSNLKIKQAIVSAVCFCAGASLFIYYNVATSGSTFKLVKYLYTCTDGDNINNLDFKANLERRIGQFNTIIQEYPIAEQDCLPADSMEGQAEPFIYNARKMTLAIFWPAFLANCLFSLMRGKAGQRKYLLIYTAYFVIFLTTLFTPASSRTFHMFALEPIPAFTVSLFCCNIWDGITKRYAAGRPLPALIALSAVILIAGPFLMVDFRNHAAYNLLLRKTGGTYLGAVRYEIVDYILENGIAENALFITVGGRNGKEPMLFLAKGKIDFDDKINGMTVEGPDEICAAAADTMLKTGKKLFFIFTALPQRIYLEKYNMLYGCLNKAGSRMSLRRVFYNRLNEPQYYLYQAR, from the coding sequence TTGAGAGATGTCACCGGCGCGCTTAAGGGTGTTTTCAAGCCGGATTTATTGATAATTATCCTGATCGCGCTCATATATTTATCCCTTTCATTGCCGGGATTGAATCTGATCGGATTTGTGGAAGATGAGGTTATACCCGGTATGTTCGGTGTCAACCTTCTTGAAGGCCGGCGCCTCTGGGACGGAAGCGATGTCGGCATTCGTCTCGGAGGGATGAGCCTGCCGGTTAATCTTATTACCCCGTATTATTTTGCTCTGTCTTCTTACCTGTTGATCCCTTTCTTTATTTTGTTTGGTATCAGCATATTTTCTTTAAGATTGCTGGGCGTTTCGCTGGCGCTGTTATCATTAACGTCGTTATACTATATATGCCGAACGATATTCGGCAGAAAGATCGCCGTGCCGACTGTATTCTTGCTTGCCTGCAGTTCAGCATTTGTATGGTCTACCAAGGTTGAGCTCTCCATAACAGAGAATCTGTTGAATTTTTTCTTCTGGTCGGCCGTTGCGCTTTTTCTGCTGCGTTTCAGCGGTAAGAGAAGCATTGTTTATTTTTATCTGGGGTGTTTCTTATTAGGCGCGGGGTTAAGCGTTAAATTTTCTTTCCTGGCAAGAATATTTGGATTCGGCCTGGCATTTATCGTTGTTTTTTATGGTAAAATAGCTGATTTTATCAGGTCAAACTTGAAGATAAAGCAGGCGATAGTTTCCGCTGTTTGTTTCTGCGCGGGCGCATCCTTGTTTATTTATTACAATGTGGCCACCAGCGGCTCTACTTTTAAGCTGGTGAAATATTTGTATACTTGCACTGATGGAGACAATATTAATAATCTGGATTTTAAGGCTAACCTGGAGAGGAGGATCGGCCAATTCAATACTATCATACAGGAGTATCCGATAGCTGAGCAGGATTGCCTGCCGGCAGATTCTATGGAAGGCCAGGCGGAGCCCTTTATATATAACGCAAGGAAAATGACGCTGGCGATATTCTGGCCGGCTTTCTTAGCCAATTGCCTGTTTTCTCTCATGCGGGGGAAGGCGGGGCAGAGGAAATACCTGCTTATATATACGGCTTACTTTGTTATATTCTTGACAACTTTGTTCACCCCAGCTTCTTCAAGGACGTTCCATATGTTCGCGCTTGAGCCGATCCCGGCGTTTACCGTGTCGCTTTTTTGCTGCAATATATGGGACGGTATCACAAAAAGATACGCGGCGGGCAGGCCGCTGCCTGCGCTAATCGCGCTTTCAGCAGTTATTTTAATTGCCGGGCCCTTTTTAATGGTTGATTTCAGAAATCACGCCGCATACAACCTGTTATTGCGTAAGACAGGCGGGACATATTTAGGCGCCGTTAGATATGAAATTGTGGATTATATCCTTGAGAATGGTATTGCCGAGAACGCCTTATTTATTACCGTAGGCGGGAGAAACGGAAAAGAGCCCATGCTTTTCCTGGCTAAGGGTAAGATTGACTTTGACGATAAGATCAACGGCATGACGGTAGAGGGGCCTGACGAAATATGCGCAGCGGCAGCGGATACAATGTTGAAGACCGGTAAAAAATTGTTCTTTATTTTTACCGCCTTGCCGCAACGGATTTATTTAGAAAAATATAATATGCTCTATGGATGTTTGAATAAAGCCGGAAGCAGGATGTCTCTGCGGCGCGTATTCTACAACCGGCTTAATGAACCGCAGTATTACTTATATCAGGCGCGATGA
- a CDS encoding glycosyltransferase family 2 protein: MKETVSIIIVNHNRKEYLKRCLDSALCQSYPDIEVIAVDNASTDGSVELLKNMFSSVTLILNKDNEMYARAQNSGISQSRGQYVLCLNNDAVLDNNYVAECVKIMSEKKDVGMVTGKVLLMDGKTIDSTGQFLSRSRRPYDRGYRKKDKGQYATGGYVFGPGGAAPLFRRSMLEELSLPAVNGGYAYFDEDYGMFYEDLDLAWRANRRGWRAYYNPKAAAYHVRGGSCQEKKTLFLFRRDFVCLPRHLQSRLIKNRYATIIKNESIAGFLSNGLFILGYDLKLFLYMFLLRPALFIDLFRDPGFLKYACHKRKYLADTAA; this comes from the coding sequence ATGAAAGAGACGGTATCCATAATTATAGTTAACCATAATAGAAAGGAGTATTTAAAAAGGTGCCTGGACTCCGCGCTCTGCCAGAGCTATCCGGATATTGAAGTGATAGCCGTGGATAACGCGTCCACAGATGGTTCGGTGGAACTGTTAAAAAATATGTTCTCCTCCGTCACATTGATCCTCAATAAGGATAATGAGATGTACGCGCGGGCTCAGAACTCCGGCATATCTCAATCCAGAGGGCAATATGTATTATGTTTGAATAACGATGCCGTGCTGGATAATAATTATGTTGCCGAATGCGTAAAGATAATGTCGGAGAAGAAGGATGTCGGCATGGTTACGGGCAAGGTCCTGCTTATGGACGGCAAGACCATAGATTCTACCGGGCAGTTCCTGTCAAGGTCAAGGAGGCCGTACGACAGAGGTTATCGCAAAAAAGATAAGGGGCAGTATGCGACAGGGGGTTATGTTTTCGGCCCAGGCGGCGCGGCGCCTCTGTTCCGGCGGTCCATGTTGGAAGAATTAAGTCTACCCGCTGTTAACGGCGGCTATGCCTATTTTGATGAGGATTACGGGATGTTTTACGAGGATCTGGACCTGGCCTGGAGGGCGAACAGGCGCGGCTGGAGGGCTTATTATAACCCAAAGGCAGCCGCTTATCATGTAAGGGGGGGCAGCTGTCAGGAGAAAAAAACCTTATTTTTGTTCAGACGCGATTTCGTTTGCCTACCGAGGCATCTTCAGTCGCGCCTTATAAAGAACAGGTACGCGACCATAATAAAAAACGAGTCCATAGCAGGGTTTCTTTCTAACGGTTTATTTATTCTGGGATATGATCTGAAATTATTTTTGTATATGTTCCTGCTGCGGCCGGCGTTGTTTATAGACCTGTTCAGGGATCCGGGATTCTTAAAATATGCCTGTCACAAAAGGAAGTATCTGGCGGACACGGCTGCATAG
- a CDS encoding ChbG/HpnK family deacetylase has product MKKTIVLIHPPVDLGQRYGWLAFAGGIEPPLGLCFLAAALRERGFRAAIVDAQSLGLDIEDTLNLASRYDPDYIGITSVTSTISSAMKLAEGVKKMLPRAKVILGGCHVSALAEQAMRQCACFDIGVLGEGEATLSELLEALEGGKELFSVDGIVFRQGGQLFKTAPRRRIDDIDTLPFPAFDLLPGINSHYRVPLQSRAGGHSFSLIASRGCRGRCVFCDRGVFGNHLRLNSAEYIVDMVRYIYKRGVRCLIFEDDDFLVSSSRLARFRDLIRREGIDISWSCCTRMDTFDKDTLRIAKDAGCWQIMAGIESAEQAILDFSNKELNSEIVRGKINLAKESGIQIKAFLMFGNPGETAESLAKTTDFVLGLPLSDISITFFTPFPGADIWKNIGDYGSIIQSFDRFNCFEPVFLPKGISKDVLMKYYASALCRFYLRPQIIRNYLRRIMPSGTAARPGHKEKRLIVSAHDFGLSKGVNDGIIDSFKKGIVTNASVISCGKYSSEAINFLKANPDLKAGVHLCLTEERPILPGSEIPSLIMNDGRFRRSKWRLLAACISGRIKAGDIEREFQAQIARVKREGVEISYLDGHCYAHMLPGITDIVARLAQKYNISGIRLPHQSFWLIVKEAESNNLSRVIFQILLNLRCIILRKRWRRLGFYDTDDFMGFVSSGHLTENRLLKLLRSLKGGVTEVISHPADADDEMQKGYRGWRYDWEANKQALVSSRVKDAISKGGIGLGA; this is encoded by the coding sequence GTGAAGAAAACAATAGTCCTTATTCATCCCCCCGTTGATTTGGGCCAGCGATATGGGTGGCTGGCATTTGCCGGAGGAATAGAGCCGCCGTTAGGGCTGTGTTTCCTGGCTGCCGCCTTGAGAGAAAGGGGGTTCAGGGCAGCGATCGTTGACGCGCAGTCGCTGGGATTGGATATAGAGGATACGTTGAATCTCGCCTCGCGATACGATCCGGATTACATCGGGATAACTTCGGTTACCTCCACGATCTCATCCGCTATGAAGCTGGCGGAGGGCGTTAAGAAGATGCTTCCGCGCGCAAAGGTCATATTGGGAGGATGCCATGTCAGCGCGCTTGCGGAGCAGGCCATGCGGCAATGCGCTTGTTTTGATATTGGGGTCCTGGGGGAGGGGGAGGCGACCTTGAGCGAATTACTGGAGGCGTTGGAGGGCGGCAAAGAGTTGTTTTCAGTGGACGGCATCGTTTTCCGGCAAGGCGGTCAGTTGTTTAAAACCGCCCCGAGAAGGCGGATCGATGATATAGATACGCTTCCCTTCCCGGCGTTTGACCTGCTTCCCGGGATAAACAGCCATTACCGTGTTCCGCTCCAAAGCAGGGCAGGCGGCCATTCCTTTTCACTTATAGCTTCGCGCGGCTGCAGGGGAAGATGCGTTTTTTGCGATAGAGGCGTTTTCGGCAATCATCTCCGGCTTAACAGCGCAGAGTATATAGTGGATATGGTAAGATACATATATAAAAGAGGCGTCCGTTGCCTTATTTTCGAAGACGATGATTTCCTGGTTTCCAGTAGCAGATTGGCAAGGTTCAGAGACCTGATCAGAAGGGAGGGCATTGATATATCCTGGTCCTGTTGCACCCGCATGGATACGTTTGACAAAGACACCCTGCGGATCGCTAAAGACGCCGGGTGCTGGCAGATAATGGCAGGCATAGAAAGCGCGGAACAGGCCATCCTCGATTTCAGCAATAAAGAGTTGAACTCAGAGATCGTGAGGGGCAAAATAAATCTTGCGAAAGAATCCGGAATTCAGATAAAGGCCTTCTTGATGTTCGGCAACCCCGGAGAGACCGCAGAGAGCTTAGCGAAGACCACGGATTTCGTCCTCGGGCTGCCTTTAAGCGATATAAGCATTACATTTTTTACTCCGTTTCCCGGGGCCGATATCTGGAAAAACATCGGTGACTACGGCAGTATAATTCAAAGTTTTGACCGGTTTAATTGTTTTGAGCCGGTGTTCCTGCCCAAAGGTATCAGTAAGGATGTTTTGATGAAGTATTATGCTTCAGCCCTGTGCAGATTTTATTTGCGCCCTCAGATCATAAGGAATTACCTGCGCAGGATAATGCCGTCCGGTACGGCAGCCAGGCCCGGCCATAAAGAAAAACGCCTTATTGTCAGCGCGCATGATTTTGGCCTGAGCAAGGGCGTAAACGACGGCATTATAGATTCGTTTAAAAAAGGCATAGTTACTAACGCGTCTGTTATTTCCTGCGGGAAATATTCCTCCGAAGCAATAAATTTCCTTAAAGCCAATCCTGATTTGAAGGCGGGAGTGCATTTATGTTTAACCGAGGAAAGGCCGATCCTGCCCGGCAGCGAAATACCCAGTCTTATTATGAATGACGGGAGGTTCAGGAGATCAAAGTGGCGGTTGCTTGCCGCCTGTATTTCAGGCAGGATCAAGGCCGGCGATATTGAAAGGGAATTTCAGGCGCAGATAGCCAGGGTTAAGAGGGAAGGGGTAGAGATCAGCTATCTGGACGGGCATTGTTATGCGCATATGTTACCCGGGATAACGGATATCGTAGCGCGCCTCGCGCAGAAATATAATATCTCCGGAATACGCCTGCCCCATCAGTCCTTTTGGCTTATTGTTAAAGAAGCCGAAAGCAATAATCTTTCCAGAGTCATTTTCCAAATATTGTTGAATTTACGATGTATAATATTAAGGAAACGGTGGAGGCGGTTGGGTTTTTATGATACGGATGATTTTATGGGTTTTGTCAGCAGCGGTCATTTAACGGAGAATAGACTGTTGAAATTGTTGAGGTCGTTAAAAGGCGGGGTCACGGAGGTGATCTCGCACCCTGCGGACGCCGATGATGAGATGCAGAAGGGATATCGGGGATGGAGATATGACTGGGAAGCGAACAAGCAGGCGCTGGTATCCAGCCGCGTAAAGGACGCGATCTCAAAAGGGGGGATAGGGCTTGGAGCTTGA
- a CDS encoding glycosyltransferase codes for MDNPDISVIILTKDGGGTLDRCLSALFSQDIDMPFEVICIDSGSRDDTLDICRSHRVRLFRIEEREFNHGLTRNLAAGKAKGDYIIFLSQDAVPVGNDWMRRLIDNLINDDEAAAAYSRQLPHQDADLLTKMEVHGQSAAGCGRQIRQMKDRDVFENMPPLEKLRFCSFDNVSSCIRKSVWREIPFSETDFAEDLAWARQVLGAGKKIVFEPLSVVEHSHKRGVFYEFRRAYIHHFKTRELFGYVPVPGPVEALLSSLALSFKQIKRLISAGYPVSSTFYAVARTPLICFSRALGQYKGARDAINHA; via the coding sequence GTGGATAATCCAGACATATCGGTAATAATACTTACTAAAGACGGCGGCGGCACACTGGACAGGTGCCTGAGCGCGCTGTTCAGCCAGGATATAGATATGCCCTTTGAGGTGATCTGTATTGATTCCGGTTCCCGCGATGACACCCTTGACATATGCAGGTCACACAGGGTTAGATTGTTCCGTATTGAAGAGCGCGAGTTTAACCATGGGCTGACACGCAATCTTGCCGCAGGCAAGGCAAAGGGAGATTATATAATATTCTTAAGCCAGGACGCGGTTCCTGTCGGCAATGATTGGATGAGGCGCTTGATCGACAACTTGATCAATGATGATGAAGCGGCAGCTGCCTACAGCAGGCAGCTGCCCCATCAGGACGCGGATCTATTGACGAAGATGGAGGTCCACGGGCAATCTGCGGCGGGATGCGGCAGGCAGATACGGCAGATGAAAGACCGGGATGTGTTTGAAAATATGCCCCCCCTGGAGAAGCTGCGGTTCTGCAGTTTTGATAACGTGTCTTCCTGCATAAGAAAAAGCGTATGGCGTGAGATCCCGTTTTCCGAGACCGATTTCGCAGAGGACCTTGCCTGGGCCAGGCAGGTATTGGGCGCAGGCAAAAAGATAGTGTTTGAACCGCTATCCGTTGTGGAACATTCGCACAAGAGGGGAGTATTTTACGAATTCCGCAGGGCCTATATCCATCATTTCAAAACCCGTGAATTGTTCGGTTATGTCCCGGTGCCCGGGCCCGTAGAGGCGCTTCTTTCTTCATTAGCGTTGTCTTTCAAGCAGATAAAGCGGCTTATCAGCGCGGGGTACCCTGTTTCCAGTACTTTTTATGCCGTTGCCAGGACGCCGCTTATTTGTTTTTCCCGCGCCCTGGGGCAATACAAGGGAGCGCGAGACGCGATAAATCACGCGTAG
- a CDS encoding glycosyltransferase family 39 protein, translating to MELDRKDYLSLSLFLCVFFLLEAYQIHLPGLYADEAFPATGAVQVLKHVGPFLISKELFGMSLPIAFVPYMTCLESYILMPFFYLFGINVFVLRSVPILLGGLVLVFTYIFIRRIFNRTAAVIAVLLLMVNPEFLIGTKLGNDSGSMLQFMNMAAILCFYNWYRLKKDRHFFAAVFFWGAGLSIRPWFSWPINSIIIISIVFYRYIGKAVIAKLRSAKFIAGSLFGFASGAFLMLFYNFSSGFPIIGYMTKYIYATRCGVNNLAYLNNLMSRVAVFKNYLRGTFSLGNMGGWNHRTPVEHISADNLYPALFLISAAWLLLSSAANKGRFSRKGKLFVLLFPLFILLQSPFTLSSLGGPHLFIIYPFIQVIIAVAFIEMLLIMKNKVKIAACFAVCVFLVPVFSEIKTAYRNNYAYIAGTGGTGNYSDAIYDLNRWLLEEGALDPVVLDWGIYHDLIFLSGGRISPVTFNFVESGDSKDVMMERLSNIIGGKQDKVYIFHSPKFTNRYVYDDFNGLVRHRGKRAIMLKEFSQRDGEKVFIVYAAGR from the coding sequence TTGGAGCTTGATAGAAAAGATTATTTATCGCTGTCATTATTCCTTTGTGTCTTTTTTCTGCTTGAGGCGTATCAGATACATTTGCCGGGGCTATACGCGGATGAAGCGTTCCCTGCCACCGGCGCTGTTCAGGTGTTGAAACACGTCGGGCCTTTTCTGATCTCAAAAGAGTTGTTCGGCATGTCCTTGCCCATAGCGTTTGTCCCATATATGACCTGCCTGGAGAGCTATATACTTATGCCATTCTTCTATCTTTTTGGGATCAATGTCTTTGTCTTAAGGTCTGTCCCCATACTACTGGGAGGGCTCGTGCTTGTTTTTACTTATATATTTATCAGGCGGATTTTTAACAGGACGGCAGCCGTTATCGCTGTCTTGCTCCTGATGGTCAATCCGGAATTCCTCATAGGCACTAAACTCGGTAATGACAGCGGCTCCATGCTGCAGTTTATGAATATGGCGGCCATCCTGTGTTTTTATAATTGGTACCGTTTGAAAAAAGACAGGCATTTTTTTGCCGCGGTGTTTTTCTGGGGGGCGGGTCTTAGCATAAGGCCATGGTTCTCCTGGCCTATAAACAGTATTATTATTATTTCAATTGTGTTCTACAGGTATATAGGCAAGGCGGTAATCGCAAAACTCAGGAGCGCTAAATTTATCGCTGGATCATTATTCGGGTTTGCTTCCGGGGCATTTTTAATGCTTTTTTATAATTTTTCTTCCGGTTTCCCCATTATCGGATACATGACTAAGTATATATATGCTACGCGCTGCGGGGTCAACAACCTCGCGTATCTGAACAATCTTATGTCAAGGGTCGCCGTATTTAAGAATTATCTTCGCGGGACATTCTCACTGGGAAATATGGGCGGATGGAATCACAGGACGCCCGTTGAGCATATATCGGCGGATAATTTATACCCCGCGCTTTTTCTTATATCCGCCGCCTGGCTGTTGTTGTCGTCAGCGGCAAATAAAGGACGCTTCAGCAGGAAGGGTAAGCTGTTTGTGCTGCTTTTCCCTTTATTTATCCTGCTTCAGAGCCCGTTTACCCTTTCCAGCCTGGGCGGGCCGCATCTTTTTATAATCTACCCTTTCATACAGGTCATCATTGCCGTGGCGTTTATAGAGATGCTGCTGATAATGAAAAATAAGGTTAAAATAGCGGCGTGTTTCGCGGTTTGCGTTTTCCTGGTCCCGGTATTCTCAGAAATAAAGACCGCCTACAGGAACAATTACGCCTATATCGCCGGCACGGGCGGCACAGGAAATTATTCCGATGCCATTTACGATCTGAACAGATGGCTGCTGGAAGAAGGCGCCTTAGATCCGGTAGTGCTTGATTGGGGTATTTATCACGATCTTATATTTCTTTCCGGCGGCAGGATCTCCCCGGTTACCTTTAATTTTGTTGAGAGCGGCGACAGTAAGGATGTAATGATGGAGCGGCTAAGCAATATTATCGGCGGCAAACAGGATAAGGTATACATATTCCACAGCCCCAAGTTTACCAATAGATATGTTTATGATGATTTCAATGGTCTGGTAAGGCACAGGGGGAAGAGAGCGATAATGCTTAAAGAATTTTCTCAACGGGACGGGGAGAAGGTATTCATAGTATATGCCGCCGGGCGTTAG